ATTGTAGCCTAATGCGTGTGCTTGGGCCTGCTGATGGACTCGTTGAATATGTTCATCAACTTCCCGACCGAGTTCTGTTTCCAGATATCGACAGAATTTGTCGCGGGTGTTTCCATTGTTCAGCCAGTCATCGCCGGTCATTCCCTGCCATAAGGTCGGCACAACGATCAGATGATCTATTGTTCCACCCTGGGTGCATGTGGAAACGGCCTTGTTTTCTGCCGCCATAGCCCCTTCAGTACCGTGGCTGGCTAATAAAATACGACCGAACGCTTGTTTTTCCGGCAAGATAAAGTGGACTACTATTGGCGGCTATTAATAACCGATGTAAATAACAAGAGCAAGTATCAGTGCAAAAACTAATGCAACCAGATCTTCTTTTCGGTCACTGCCAAAAATTGACAATGCGGAACCGCGATCAAATGACTGTATCGTTTCTTTTTCCATAATTTCTCTATCGATTAAATTGTTTCACTAACCAGCGTCATCACGATAATCAGTGATAACGCCGCTTTAATAAAGCCAACGATCCCCCCGATAACAGCAGGTTGCCCCCCGGCCTGTTTCATGGAACTGATTGTAATCTGCATGCCTAATCCGACCAGACCAAAAGCGAATAGCCAGGTAATCCATTGACGAAAAGCTTCAATTTTTTTTGCAGTATGCCGAACGGCCTTATGTGCCGATTTAAGAATAGTATTGGCATCCTGCGACAGAATCTTTGCATTGATTAATCCGCGCAGCGTCGTATCATCATCACTGGACATGATCTTGCCATTTTCGATCAGGCGCTGTAGCGCTTCACTATAATCGGCACGATGTACTTTATTTGTTTCCGATCTGAGTTGCAGCACTTGCCCAGCCTGGAGTAGGTTTTCCGCTTTAAAACCTTGTTCTGTAGTGTTTCCAAAATATTTACCCTGGTAATGATGTGCGGGTGAAAAAATACCAGTAGTGGAGAGGGCAAACATAAGAATAAAACCTAATACAAAGATTGGGAATTTCTCAATAACGATACTTCCGACATTGACTTGCGTAATCGTCGTGCTTCCTTCACGTTTTACATACCATACAGCCAGCCATAATACGACGATAGGCAGAATGAGCACACGGGTAATGTTGAAAATTTCAGCAACTTTGAGTGTTTCGATCCCATCAGGCTGGTAGGCGAGTGCGGCACCGGCGACTTGTGCTGAATTGAGGATGCCTGTTCCCGCCCATGCCCCAAATTGCACATAGCTCATATTCAACAGATTACCAATGATAGGGAAGATGAACATGCAACCAACGCCCCAAAGCAGGATAGTCCCGATGGTATAGGCTATTTCGATGGGCCTGGCTTGTACTACAGGCGCAACAGCAACTGTGGCGGACACACCACAAACGCCCATGCCGGCTGACAATACGCCGCCCATGGAACTGGGAATGTTGCGTTTGTTAGCAATCCATAGCACGATCCCGACTGAACCGAGCACGAAAAAGCCAATCATAACAATGGACAACCCTCCCAGATTTTCCAATTCCGCCGCACTATACAAGGTTCCTAACAGAATCACCCCGGTTTTGAGGCCGAGACGGGACAAGCGAACGCCATTCTGAGCCCAATCAGGTACCTTGAATAGATTAACAATAATAATACCGCTGACAATACCTAGCACAACATAGTTCAAGCCAAATAGATCATGAATATATTTACCCGTTTCGCCAACTTCTCCGAAACTTGTGCTGATAACGGCGATTTCTGGTGCAATAAACCAGCGGACCAGCATGGTGATCAGCAGGATAAACATGCCGCCTGCAATGGTGGATGAGTAATAATCCCAATGTCCTTCTCTATGTGAACCCAACCACTGCCAGATACCTATTAGCGTAGCGATAAGGCCAAAATAGAATGGAATTGTTGTAAGTTCAGTAACGTATTCATATGGTTTATCGGTCGTCAAGTGGTCTATAACCGGTGCGAACAAACCGCTATGAGCGCAATACCAGATTGCCAACATAATAGATCCAATAATCAAAAGTGCCGGATTTTTTTGGGTATATATCATGGTGATTTCTAGATTGATTACTGAAATAAACCTGATTCAATTCAGATAGGCTGGGTTAATATCCTGATTATGAATAGGAGCGTGCCGTACTGAGGTTTTGAACCACATGCCATGTATTATGACTTGTTTTCAATATTCCGGTACCAGGCATCGTAAATCTCATCTGGCCATAATGATTTGATCCATACCAGGATGTCGTCAACTTGTTGTTCGGTTAGTTTGTTTTCCCATGCAGGCATGCCACTGGGCATTCCATTATTTCCGGGTGGTCCACCTTTGAGTATCGTTTTTTTCAATGCTTCGGTTGTATGATGCCATGTATGCGCAGTGCCATTTAACGGCGGTGGTGGATACCGCCCGTCTTTTCCTGGTTGACGCCAATTTGGTCCTGCTTCTCCTTTTTGTCCATGGCAGCCCGTACAATTTGCGCGATAGGCGGTCTCACCCTGTTTGATCTGTGCAGGATCAAAATCACGTGTTATCAGCGGCTCCTGACTGTCACGAGGTTGAGCTTGATACGTTTCATGCGTTTGTGGTGTTTGTGGTGGTGCATTGCCTGATGGTGCCGGATCGTTGCAGGCAATGAGCAATCCACTGATGCTGATGAGTAAAAAATAGCGTGTAATCATAATAATATAAAGTATCAATATAGAATGTTATTTCAATCTCATGATAGAGCCACCAGATTCTGCCTGATCCGGCTTTTGAGCGGATGGATCATGGCGGCTGTATACGGTTGCATCGATCCGTTGATCGCCCTTCTTTTCAACTAAAAGCACATTATAGGGCTCACTGCGGGGACCTTCCATACCGGGAGA
This genomic window from Nitrosomonas cryotolerans ATCC 49181 contains:
- a CDS encoding universal stress protein, giving the protein MPEKQAFGRILLASHGTEGAMAAENKAVSTCTQGGTIDHLIVVPTLWQGMTGDDWLNNGNTRDKFCRYLETELGREVDEHIQRVHQQAQAHALGYNKIITFGEPDESLLYYSKKTLFDLVIIGSPRPPGKKGLRSRMLTQDLIRSLAIPLLIVPYPSPIAHE
- a CDS encoding YeiH family protein gives rise to the protein MLAIWYCAHSGLFAPVIDHLTTDKPYEYVTELTTIPFYFGLIATLIGIWQWLGSHREGHWDYYSSTIAGGMFILLITMLVRWFIAPEIAVISTSFGEVGETGKYIHDLFGLNYVVLGIVSGIIIVNLFKVPDWAQNGVRLSRLGLKTGVILLGTLYSAAELENLGGLSIVMIGFFVLGSVGIVLWIANKRNIPSSMGGVLSAGMGVCGVSATVAVAPVVQARPIEIAYTIGTILLWGVGCMFIFPIIGNLLNMSYVQFGAWAGTGILNSAQVAGAALAYQPDGIETLKVAEIFNITRVLILPIVVLWLAVWYVKREGSTTITQVNVGSIVIEKFPIFVLGFILMFALSTTGIFSPAHHYQGKYFGNTTEQGFKAENLLQAGQVLQLRSETNKVHRADYSEALQRLIENGKIMSSDDDTTLRGLINAKILSQDANTILKSAHKAVRHTAKKIEAFRQWITWLFAFGLVGLGMQITISSMKQAGGQPAVIGGIVGFIKAALSLIIVMTLVSETI
- a CDS encoding c-type cytochrome; this encodes MITRYFLLISISGLLIACNDPAPSGNAPPQTPQTHETYQAQPRDSQEPLITRDFDPAQIKQGETAYRANCTGCHGQKGEAGPNWRQPGKDGRYPPPPLNGTAHTWHHTTEALKKTILKGGPPGNNGMPSGMPAWENKLTEQQVDDILVWIKSLWPDEIYDAWYRNIENKS